One genomic region from Argentina anserina chromosome 2, drPotAnse1.1, whole genome shotgun sequence encodes:
- the LOC126782524 gene encoding zinc finger protein GAI-ASSOCIATED FACTOR 1-like — MSNSTCDIEEGSFSSGNTVGEEHQEKQLQKHLHGSNSGGGSGGGKSNSNGSVTTQQQQQQPIKKKRNLPGTPDPSAEVIALSPTTLMATNRFVCEICNKGFQRDQNLQLHRRGHNLPWKLRQRTSTEVRKRVYICPEPTCVHHNPGRALGDLTGIKKHFSRKHGEKKWKCDKCSKKYAVQSDWKAHQKTCGTREYKCDCGTIFSRRDSFITHRAFCDALAEENNKVNHGLIMNNNMGTHNQMPDHLISSMPLNTNTSMGIGAGAISEYNNYDPKNPLKSLPDELVPLPFKSIMNTNLPAGGGMFSSSSGSLFGGPRSVNNNSSNLQLSSNNSSSAGFNYLQDSKNGCGGNPNLTASAQMSATALLQKAAQMGATASNTTINSPMMQKSFVTSMAGPENHHLLSNNSINVTRPPYDHHPQFQQVQQQMPDHHQMVGMHGFTNQLFGDANGTTAANSAAMSDQMGMLSQAVFTMGSGGSHEQNQALLRNLEQQRFRVTGGEGGDMTTLDLLGLGGGGGPRPQPQNLHEQHQQRLDLEAMSQPSMPMMNPFHQQQQRPHGDSPVESNPFGM; from the exons ATGTCAAATAGTACATGTGATATTGAAGAAGGTAGCTTCTCCTCAGGGAACACAGTTGGGGAAGAACATCAAGAAAAGCAGCTTCAAAAACACTTGCATGGCTCCAACTCCGGCGGAGGTTCCGGAGGTGGGAAGAGTAACAGCAATGGCTCTGTCACTACCCAACAGCAACAGCAGCAGCCaatcaagaagaagagaaacctTCCCGGAACACCAG ATCCGAGTGCAGAAGTTATTGCTCTATCACCAACGACTCTCATGGCAACGAACcggtttgtgtgtgagatcTGCAACAAAGGGTTTCAGAGGGACCAGAACCTTCAGCTTCACAGGCGAGGCCATAATCTTCCGTGGAAGCTGAGGCAAAGAACCAGCACTGAGGTTAGGAAAAGGGTTTACATATGCCCTGAGCCAACCTGCGTCCACCACAACCCTGGTCGTGCTTTAGGAGATCTTACTGGCATCAAGAAACACTTTAGCCGAAAACACGGTGAGAAAAAGTGGAAATGTGACAAGTGCTCCAAGAAATATGCAGTGCAGTCAGATTGGAAGGCTCATCAGAAGACTTGCGGGACTAGGGAATACAAATGTGACTGTGGAACCATCTTTTCCAG GAGAGATAGCTTTATCACACATAGAGCTTTCTGTGACGCATTGGCCGaagaaaacaacaaagtaAACCACGGACTCATAATGAACAACAACATGGGGACCCATAACCAAATGCCGGATCACCTCATCTCCTCCATGCCACTAAACACTAACACCTCTATGGGAATAGGAGCAGGAGCAATCTCTGAATACAACAACTACGACCCCAAAAACCCTCTGAAGTCCCTCCCGGATGAGCTTGTCCCATTGCCGTTCAAGTCCATCATGAACACCAATCTCCCAGCCGGAGGAGGAATGTTTTCCAGCAGTTCCGGCTCACTATTTGGTGGCCCTAGAAGTGTCAACAACAACTCCTCCAACCTCCAATTGAGCTCCAACAACAGCTCCTCCGCCGGATTCAACTACCTTCAAGACAGCAAAAATGGCTGCggtggaaaccctaatctaaCCGCTTCGGCTCAAATGTCAGCCACTGCTTTGCTCCAGAAGGCAGCTCAAATGGGAGCTACTGCCAGCAACACTACTATAAACTCCCCTATGATGCAGAAGAGCTTCGTCACCAGCATGGCCGGCCCCGAGAACCACCACCTTCTCTCCAATAACTCTATCAACGTCACTCGACCGCCGTACGATCACCACCCTCAGTTCCAGCAAGTCCAACAACAGATGCCGGATCACCACCAGATGGTGGGGATGCACGGCTTTACCAACCAGCTCTTCGGTGACGCCAACGGTACCACAGCAGCCAACTCGGCCGCGATGAGTGATCAGATGGGGATGCTCAGTCAGGCGGTGTTTACCATGGGGAGTGGAGGCAGCCATGAGCAGAATCAAGCATTGCTGAGGAACTTGGAGCAGCAGAGGTTCAGGGTGACCGGCGGAGAAGGAGGCGACATGACTACGCTTGATCTCTTGGGGctcggcggaggaggaggaccaCGGCCTCAGCCGCAGAACTTGCATGAGCAACATCAGCAGAGGTTGGACTTGGAGGCGATGAGTCAGCCGAGTATGCCGATGATGAACCCTTTCCACCAGCAACAACAGCGGCCGCACGGTGACTCCCCGGTGGAAAGCAACCCGTTTGGGATGTGA